A segment of the Parasynechococcus marenigrum WH 8102 genome:
GCCGCTGCTGCAGCTCCGGCAGAAGATCAGCATTGGCCAGAGCCACCAGCTCGGGCTGGTGACGTTGGATTTGCTGCACCAGTAGATCAAGGTTCTGCCCTGCCGTCAGGGCTACAACGCGGAACTGCTCAGGGAATTCCTCGGCGATCTGAAGGGTCTGGGTACCGATCGAGCCCGTGGAGCCCAGCACGCTGATGGCTTTCACGCTGATGCGGCAGTTGGCCCAAGTCTCCCACCAAGGGCGACGAACGCTGGCAAGCTGGCCGACAGCACGACGAAAGCCTGTGGCGAAGGAGCAGTGGCGGTCTGGGCTTGGATTTGTCTTGGCTGCAGCCGGCAGCGCCGTCGGGCTCGGCAACCTCTGGGGGTTTGCTTATCGCGCCTCCCAGGGCGGTGGTGGCGCTTTTCTCTTGCTGTATCTGTTGATTGTGCTGGTGGTCTGTCTGCCGGTGCTGGTGGCGGAAATGGTGCTGGGCCGCAGTACTGGAAGCAGTCCTTTGCTGGCCCCCGTGAATGCCGGCGGTCGTCCGTGGCAACCGATGGGTTGGTTGTTCGTCCTGGCCGCCAGCGGCATCTTGGCCTTCTATGCCGTGCTGATGGGTTGGACCGGCGCCACCTTGGTGCAGACGCTCAGTCAGGGCCTTCCTCGTGACATCGATGCCGCGGAAGCCTTTTTTGCAGGTCTTAGTGGTGGCCGGTCGGCATTGATCGGGCAGTTGCTCAGCCTGGCGGTCACCGGCGCTGTTGTCGCTGCCGGTGTGCGGGGAGGGATTGAGCGGTTGTCCCGCTGGGGCTTGCCACTGTTGTTTGTGCTGCTGATCGGCCTCGCCATCTGGGCCGCTGGCCTCGATGGTGCTGCAGAGGGCTATCGCACCTTCCTGTTGCGCTGGGACAGCGCCGAATTGACCAATCTCACAACCATCCGCAACGCCTTCACCCAGGCCTTCTTCTCCATCGGCACAGGCATCGGCTGCATCCTGGCCTATTCCGCCTATCTCGATCGAGAGGCCCGGTTGCCTCGGGAGGCCGTGGCAGTGGTGGGCATGGACACCGCAGTGGGAATCGTGGCTGGCATGGTCACCTTCCCGGTGGTGATGAGCTTCGGGCTGCAGGAGGTGATCAGTGGATCCACCCTGGGCACCATCTTCATCGCCCTGCCCACAGGATTGGCCTCCCTCGGTGCTGCCGGTCAGCTGGTGGCCGTGTTGTTCTTCTCCTTGGCGCTGATTGCTGCGCTTACTTCGGCGGTGTCGCTGCTGGAGGTGCCTGTGGCTTGCTTGATGGAGCAGCTCTCCTGGAGCCGATCACGGGCTGTCTGGGTGTCCACAGCGCTGATCTTCGTGGCTGGCCTCCCCGCCGCGACATCCATGGCCGTGCTGGGTTGGATGGATTCTTTCTTCGGCGGCTTGCTGCTGATCCTGGGCGGCCTGCTGCTGGCGCTGCTGCTGGGTTGGGTTGTCCCTGGTCGGTTTCG
Coding sequences within it:
- a CDS encoding sodium-dependent transporter, producing MAKEQWRSGLGFVLAAAGSAVGLGNLWGFAYRASQGGGGAFLLLYLLIVLVVCLPVLVAEMVLGRSTGSSPLLAPVNAGGRPWQPMGWLFVLAASGILAFYAVLMGWTGATLVQTLSQGLPRDIDAAEAFFAGLSGGRSALIGQLLSLAVTGAVVAAGVRGGIERLSRWGLPLLFVLLIGLAIWAAGLDGAAEGYRTFLLRWDSAELTNLTTIRNAFTQAFFSIGTGIGCILAYSAYLDREARLPREAVAVVGMDTAVGIVAGMVTFPVVMSFGLQEVISGSTLGTIFIALPTGLASLGAAGQLVAVLFFSLALIAALTSAVSLLEVPVACLMEQLSWSRSRAVWVSTALIFVAGLPAATSMAVLGWMDSFFGGLLLILGGLLLALLLGWVVPGRFRKDLSESSTPLLQQRLLLVMLRWVSPPVVATGLVISVVDLLKG